A single region of the Triticum dicoccoides isolate Atlit2015 ecotype Zavitan chromosome 2B, WEW_v2.0, whole genome shotgun sequence genome encodes:
- the LOC119362549 gene encoding superoxide dismutase [Cu-Zn] 4A, translating into MVKAVAVLTGSEGVKGTIFFTQEGDGPTTVTGSVTGLKEGLHGFHVHALGDTTNGCMSTGPHFNPAGHVHGAPEDEIRHAGDLGNVTAGADGVANINVTDCHIPLTGPNSIVGRAVVVHGDADDLGKGGHELSKSTGNAGARVACGIIGLQG; encoded by the exons ATGGTGAAGGCTGTGGCTGTGCTTACCGGCAGTGAGGGTGTCAAGGGCACCATCTTCTTCACCCAGGAGGGAGATG GCCCGACCACCGTGACGGGAAGTGTCACTGGACTCAAGGAAGGGCTCCACGGCTTCCATGTGCACGCTCTTGGTGACACCACCAATGGCTGCATGTCAACTG GACCACACTTCAACCCTGCTGGTCATGTGCATGGGGCACCCGAAGATGAAATCCGCCATGCTGGTGATCTTGGAAATGTGACAGCTGGAGCGGATG GTGTTGCTAACATCAATGTTACTGACTGCCAT ATCCCCCTTACTGGACCAAATTCAATTGTTGGCCGTGCTGTTGTCGTCCATGGTGATGCTGATGATCTTGGCAAGG GTGGACATGAGCTGAGCAAGAGCACTGGAAACGCTGGTGCCCGTGTTGCTTGCG GAATCATCGGGCTCCAGGGCTAG